The following are encoded in a window of Bacteroidales bacterium genomic DNA:
- a CDS encoding ATP-binding protein — protein MWLQSLKADRIREVMDLLPDTSWVLYNREMEILEVADRNRVLKDILKKSRLSEDLHQIADPPFHPEVKRVSEEAFTRGPTQTRLNSKSGLVKVSALPLGKECSHQMGLLMVQGNEGSLVEYRSGLEKEKEEARETSEVKSRFMARISHEIRTPLNAIIGFIEQLQKTSLDKTQKNYLNIVDKSAVYLLDLVNEILTFSKLESGKQQLDKVDFNLKDMFGEVYSTMKNRAAEKKINLRFSFDKQMSQVVRGDAFRLKQVLINLISNAIKFTAYGYVEIKVNKLRDEGDRIWTEIIVADTGIGIPEEKIRDIFKEYRQASIGIARKHGGTGLGLTICKRLTELMHGSISVQSTEGKGSRFLVTIPLERSNLTYLTKNTLRINNKVLAQRRAMIVDDDAMNRMLGRIILEGFNMEVSLASDGREAMELAGKSAFDVILLDIHMPEISGLDVARYIRNDLNNQSVKILAVTADMIRKELEKYKKEGIDDYMIKPYREINMFNKLCQVLDVNPELIRYETVKIVLKEDPGDALYDLTELRSVTRDQASFFNEMLETFMENAAGGTARMQKAFEQGDYALVMETAHRLIPSYKHLAITKVVSDLVELKNICARESDSERMNMLVSRIASDSVRIIGELKKEFM, from the coding sequence CGCTGAAAGCGGACCGGATCCGGGAAGTTATGGATCTTCTTCCGGATACTTCCTGGGTGCTTTACAACCGGGAGATGGAGATTCTCGAAGTAGCCGACCGGAACCGGGTCTTGAAGGACATACTGAAGAAATCCCGGCTGAGCGAAGATTTGCATCAAATTGCCGATCCTCCTTTCCATCCGGAGGTGAAAAGAGTCTCGGAGGAGGCCTTTACCCGGGGCCCCACCCAGACCCGCCTGAACAGTAAATCCGGTTTGGTGAAAGTGAGCGCTCTTCCGCTTGGAAAAGAATGCAGCCACCAGATGGGGCTGCTCATGGTTCAGGGAAATGAAGGCAGCCTGGTGGAATACCGCAGCGGACTGGAAAAAGAGAAGGAGGAGGCCCGGGAGACCAGCGAAGTAAAAAGCAGGTTCATGGCCCGGATCAGTCACGAGATCCGGACTCCGCTGAATGCCATTATCGGATTCATCGAACAGCTGCAGAAAACCAGCCTGGACAAGACTCAGAAAAATTACCTGAACATTGTCGATAAATCTGCGGTGTACCTGCTTGATCTGGTCAATGAGATTCTCACTTTTTCAAAGCTGGAATCTGGTAAACAGCAGCTGGATAAGGTCGATTTTAACCTGAAGGACATGTTCGGGGAAGTGTACAGTACCATGAAAAACAGGGCCGCTGAAAAAAAAATTAACCTGCGGTTTTCATTCGATAAGCAGATGAGCCAGGTGGTCCGGGGCGATGCCTTCCGGCTGAAACAGGTGCTCATTAACCTGATCAGCAATGCCATCAAATTCACAGCCTACGGGTACGTGGAAATAAAAGTGAATAAGCTCCGCGACGAAGGGGACCGGATCTGGACAGAAATCATCGTGGCGGATACAGGCATTGGCATCCCCGAAGAAAAGATCAGGGATATTTTTAAGGAATACAGACAGGCCAGTATCGGGATCGCGAGAAAACACGGGGGAACAGGGCTGGGTCTGACCATCTGTAAGCGACTGACCGAGCTTATGCATGGAAGCATTTCTGTGCAGAGTACGGAAGGAAAGGGATCCCGTTTTTTGGTGACGATCCCCCTGGAAAGGAGCAACCTGACCTATCTGACCAAGAATACGCTCCGGATAAATAATAAGGTGCTGGCACAACGGAGAGCAATGATCGTGGATGACGATGCCATGAACCGTATGCTGGGCCGGATTATCCTGGAAGGATTCAACATGGAGGTCAGCCTGGCTTCGGATGGCCGGGAAGCCATGGAACTGGCAGGGAAGAGTGCTTTTGATGTGATCCTGCTGGATATTCATATGCCCGAAATTAGCGGGTTGGATGTGGCACGCTACATCCGGAATGATCTGAATAATCAATCAGTGAAGATCCTGGCGGTCACCGCAGATATGATCAGGAAGGAACTGGAAAAGTACAAGAAAGAAGGGATCGACGATTATATGATCAAGCCTTACAGGGAAATAAACATGTTCAATAAGCTTTGCCAGGTGCTGGATGTGAATCCGGAGCTGATCAGGTACGAGACCGTTAAGATTGTGCTCAAGGAGGACCCCGGTGATGCCCTGTACGATCTGACAGAATTGCGTTCGGTAACCCGGGACCAGGCGTCTTTTTTTAATGAAATGCTTGAAACCTTTATGGAGAATGCTGCCGGGGGAACGGCCCGGATGCAGAAAGCCTTTGAACAGGGAGACTACGCCCTGGTCATGGAGACGGCACACCGGCTGATTCCTTCCTATAAACACTTAGCGATCACGAAGGTCGTTTCTGACCTGGTGGAGTTAAAGAACATCTGCGCCAGGGAATCTGACTCGGAACGCATGAATATGCTGGTCTCCCGGATAGCAAGCGATTCTGTGCGCATTATCGGGGAGCTGAAAAAGGAATTCATGTAA